In Ruminiclostridium josui JCM 17888, the genomic window CCAACTGATGAAAGATTGTCTTCATATGCATTGGGAATTCATGACCCTTCTCTGGATTCACTTATGTTTGCCTATGGCAGGTATCTACTTATAGCCTGTTCTCGTCCCAACACACAGGCGGCTAATCTTCAAGGAATTTGGAATAAGGATATGCCAGCACCTTGGTCCTCTAATTACACTACCAATATCAACACTGAAATGAACTATTGGCCTGCGGAGACTACAAACCTTCCAGAATGTCATATGCCTCTGTTTAGTCTGCTAAAAGACGTTTCAAAGGCAGGCTCTGAGATATCACGATTGCATTACGGGTGCAGAGGGTTTGTACTACACCATAACACTGATTTATGGCGTATGGCTTCCAGCGTGTCAGGTCAAGCAAAATGGGGTTTTTGGCCTATGGGCGGTGCTTGGCTTTCTCTTCACATAATGGAGCATTATAGATTTACCTGCGATATAGAGTTTTTACAACAGTACTATTTTATTCTTCGAGAAGCGGTTTTGTTTTTACTTGATTATATGAAACTTGATGACAATGGTTATTATGTAACAAACCCTTCCACCTCACCTGAAAACTCCTTTATAACTGCGGATGGTGAAATATGTTCAATCACAAAAGCTTCAACCATGGACTTGGCTATTATCCGAGAGCTTTTTGAAAGCTGTATAGAAGCACAGTCAATTCTTAAAATTGATTCTGACCTTTCCTGCCTACTTTCACAAATGCTTTGTAAATTACCTCCATTTCAAACAGGCAGTAAAGGACAGCTACTAGAGTGGCTTAATGAATACGAGGAAGAAGAACCGGGACATCGGCATATGTCTCACCTTTTTGGACTTTATCCCGGCAGTAGTATAAGTCCATCGCGTACACCTGAACTTGCTAAAGCTTGCCGAAAATCTCTGAAAGAACGCATTACCAACGGAGGAGGTCATACAGGATGGAGCTGTGCTTGGCTTATATGCCTTTACGCAAGACTTGGTGACGGGAATAATGCCTACCATTTTGTTAATCAGCTTTTAACTCGTTCCGTATATCCAAACCTTTTTGACGCACACCCTCCATTTCAAATAGATGGTAATTTTGGCTTTACAGCAGGCATTGCAGAAATGCTGTTACAAAGCCATGAAGGAGAACTCCACTTGCTGCCTGCTTTGCCCCATAACTGGAAAGACGGCAGTGTAACGGGATTAAAAGCCAGAGGGAACTACACTGTAGATATTTCATGGCGTAACCATCATCTTGTCTCTGCGCGGATAACAGCAGGACAAAACGGAGTCTGCCATATTAGAATAAATGAAGCTTTTACGGTAGACAAGTATGTTGAAAGGAAAGAAAACTCCGTTTTAGTTAATCTGTCAAAAAATGAAAGTGTTAATTTTATATTATCGGTCTAAAATAAGGGATTTAAATAACGCAAAATATTCTCGTAAACAAACATTTGGGTATATGTACCATGGAGTACCGGAACTGATTCCATATGGCTTTAGTCCAGCCCTTTTTGCAAGTATTTTTGCTCTGAACATATGAAAATCATTGGTTATAATCATTACCTTATCAAGAGGCTTTCCAATAGTGTTTTCATATATTTTTTTAGAATACACCATATTTTCATATGTACTGGTTGACTTTTCTTCTTTTAAAATAACGTTCTCGGGTACATTATGCTTAACCAGATACCTTTTCATTCCCTCGGCTTCCGTTATGGTTTCACCAATCCCTTGTCCCCCTGACACTATTATCTTTACATCAGGATTATTTTTGTAATAGTCCAAGGTATAGTCAAGACGATTTTTCAAAACCAACGTAGGTGTTTCTCCTTTAAGCCCTGCACCCAATACTATTATGCTGTCAACCTGCTTGTCTTTATCTGACATGGCAGAGGTTATTATGACAGCTGTTATTATAATAAAAGAAACCAACCATATGGTAAATAGCCCTGCAAATACTTTTATAAGCTTATTGTAAAACTGCGGCCTTCGCTTGTACAATCCTGTTTTTTTTAACAATGCCCATAGTATAATACATGTGCCTCCTATAGCAGGAAGCAAAATTCCCATGTCCATACCGCCGCTTCTTTTTGCAATAATTATAGTATCCATTATTCCTACAGCAGCCAGTATGTACAATAATGTATATAAATATTTATTTTTCATAACTAAAATTCCAAAGCCTTACCAGGATTATCTGAAGGCTTGAAAGTGTACTTTTTACCCTCCTCAGGCTTAATAAAAGTACCGTTAAAGCTGAAATGATCGGATTCAATACCTGCTTCTCCGTCCATAGTAACCTGCATTTGTTCAACTCCCGGAAGATTCAACACTGTCATTGCGAGTATGCTAGTATGGATTATACCTCCCGCACTCCCTGAATTAAACTTTTTTACAGTCTCTTTGGGCAAATCAATGGTAATATTTTTACCATCTAAAACAGCTTTGTTTATTTTTATGTCAGTAGAAGAAAAAACCTTGTTTATTGCAGAGGTTATATCAGTTTCATATAATTTTTTATCAACTGTTATACCTTGTATTTCTTTTGGTTTGTCATAATCGTCAGCATCATAATAATAGAGTTTGAGTTCCATTGTTTCATTAACTGGGGTTGTTTGTGATGCGGTAGTTTGTGATGAAACTGTTGATGAATTAGAAGCTGTACTTGAAGTTTCAGATGGCTCTTTTTTCTGACCTATTGCATATACAAGCAAAACTACTAGAATAATAATAAAGCAGAAAAAAATTATGCAAATAGCTTTTAGTTTCTTTGAATCAATCATATAAATAACCTCCCCGGGTTTTAAATTAATTATCATTTATTTTTGTTATTGCCTTACTGAACCTGAATGTGTGCTTGAAAAAAAACTTTGCCATCAATTTCATTTATTCCTTCAATATACACTTTCTTGCAGCTTCCATCTATCTCCTCAGTATCCTTGTATAAGGAAATAGTATCTCCTGCAACTGCTTCGTTTACATAATTTATCTGAATTGATTTAGCACTATACTTTCCATGCTTTTCTAAAGAAAAACAGTCGGATATATAGTCTATATATTTTGCATTATTTACGTGACCGTTAATATCAAGGTCACTGAAACCTACAAGTTTTTTGTAAACTAAATGCAGCTCCCCTGCCGGTTTCAACTTTTCAAACTTTCTGTCTATTGCTTTTGATTCTAAGAATTCCGGATATTGTGGCGAAATAATGGAATCAATTTTTACCATCTGACGCTTCTGTAAATCCAGTATAACCCAGCTTGAAATTGCACTGACAAGAATATGTCCATCCTTATCCCTAACAATAAAATTTCTTTCTATCATCATTTTCTTAGGTGATACCGGCCATGTCTCAATTGAAATATCTTCGTTAATACCGGGCATCCTGTTAATCTCTAGCATCATTCGAACCATGACCCACGCCACGCCATATTCATTTTGTAACTTTTCTATACCAAGGTTTGTACTCTCGGAATGGAGACCTGCAATATTCTGAAAGCAATTAAAAAGATAACTGAGTTTTAGTCTTTTAAAATAATCTGCATGGCCATAATCTACATGATAGTTCTTTTTGTATATGGAAAGCGGGTTCATATGTCCTCCCTTTACTGCAATGTTTCTTAACCAAGTTTGAATAAATATTTGCCAACTACATGGTCAAGAGGTATAGGACCTATGATTCTGCTGTCTCTACTTTCATTTCTATTATCTCCCATAACAAATACGGTATCCTCAGGAACCTTTATTATATTTTCCGATTCATAGCGCATAGGCTCTTTTATGTATGGTTCTTCTAGCGGTATACCATTACGGATAACTTTACCATCCTTAAACTGCAATTCGTCTCCGGCCTTACCTATTACTCTCTTAACCCAGAATATCTGCTGAGTGTTATCGGTAAACCTTGATACAAGAATATTATATTTAAGAGGATCTATAACATTGTCCCAAAAGGTTCTTTTTCTATCTACTCTGCTGTCAATAATAACGATGTCTCCATATTTTGGTTTAGTGTGGAATATATTTTGAGTCTTATTAATTATTATTTTTTCCTTATCATGCAAAGTATTATCCATTGAATGTCCGTCTACACTGGTTGGTTGAAATATAAAAATTATAACTATCAATGCCAAAACCACAGACCCAAGTATTGTTCCTACCCAGCCTAATATTTCTTTCAAAATTTTCATATCCAAAATATCTCCCTCGCTTATGTTTTCTTTTGAGTTTTTACTCCTCTATTTTACTAAATTTACCTAATTATAATATATTTGTGTAACATTTTATAGACATAATTTATTAACTTTTCCTTAATTATTTATGAATTTAATATATTATACGAAATAAAAGACTTATAAGTCTGAAACAGCTGTATAATACCTTTACATACCACAATTAGTATAATTGCCTGGATAAGCATTTTACAAAGAACTGCTATAAATCCAAGCAATTATTTAGTATATATTATTTAACCTTTATTCCGAATATCTTTTTAGCATAGCTTCCAACTACCAAAGTATCATTGTAAATTGCCGGAGAGGATTCAACATTTCCCTCCAGAGATACAGAATCCAGGGTTTTTCCGTCCATAGGATCAACTAGACGCATGTATCCAGCATAATCTGTATATACCAAATAGGTTTTGCCATCAGAGCTTTTGAAGTCAACGGGAGAACACCAACTGTATGCAGTAAGTTTCTTATTCCAAATCTCTTCACCGGTATTTTTATCAAGTGCAATCATATTTCCGTCAGTATTTGAACCTGTAAAGCAAATATTGAATATAACCATATTACTTATATCGTCTTTTCCAAGTACAGGTGTTCCTAGTGAACCACCGTTTATATAGTAGTTGTAAACACACTTATAATCCTTCTGCCAAACAAGCTCCCCTGTTATTGCATTTATTTTCCTTATATTGCAGTCTGTAAACTTGTTTTTACCGTTTTCACCACGCTTGTCCACCTGATTTGCGGTATAAAGAAATACTCCGCCCTTTGTCTCTTCTATTACAATAGAACTATCTGTATCGTCACCTGTGTCATATATCCATACTGGTTTCATAGTATTCAAATCAAGGCATTGCAATGTTCCTCCATTATCACAGAAATACATATAGTTTTTATATACTGCCGGCGAATTTTCTATACCCTGTTCATCGTTATAAGGACTTCTGTAACGGTACTTTGTTATTTGGGGTGCTATTGAAAGAGTTCCAGCTGCCTTATCAAACTTTGTATTCATTTTAACCTTGTATACAAGTCCGTTTTCACCGCAGTCAAGGAGTGTGTCTGTCTTTTTATCAAAAATTGCGGAAGAATCATTGGCTCCCCAGTCTCTGAATGCAACCTGATCTCTGCCAAATATAGCGTACATTTCCTTCTGGTTTATAAGATTAAAAATTCTGTATTTGTATTCGCTGTATTTTCCGCCGTTATCATTTATCCCCATACCCGTGTAAAGTATAGGATAGCCTCTTGGGTCAATCATCCCTGTTCCTTTAATGGGATAACCAATTTTTATTGGGTTTCTGGTAGGCTTACCTGTTTCAAGGTCAAGAAAATATATGTTTCCGTCCAAAGTAGGGTATATAACCTCTACAAGGTCTTTTGACTTCATATCACTGTTAATGTTCATCAGTTTTCTCACGTCTTCAGACCAGTGAACAATCAGTGGCTGTCCTGTCCAGCCTGTTCCCGGCCAATAGCTTCCTTCACCTGAGATTGCCCCAAGTCCTGTTTTTTTCCACACTATCTCTAGCTTTTTCTGAGTTACGGTACGTGTGCCAAAGGATGCACTATCCCTATAATTGTTTCCTCTAAATGTTGTTATACCTTCAAGATCTGAATATGTATCAGATGAACCAAAGCTGATTTTATTTTTGCTTTTTACGGTATATTCCTTCAAAGGGGTATTGTTTCTAAATATCCAGCTTTGCATTGTAGTTCCGTTTTTAAGTGTGTTTTGAAAGGCAAATTCAGTAAAAGCCTTTTCACCGTCAAAAGTTGCTGCAGTTTTCCATGAAACCTTCAACTTGCTTGGGTCTGTTATTTCTGCAGGCATAGGGTCTGCTACCGGCTCAGGTTCTGGTTCTTCTACTTCATCTTGACTTTCGCCTGCAGTAGTATTTACAGCATAGGAATCTCCGTTGTTTCCAGATTTCCCCGAATTACTCATCTTGCTTAATCCAATCATAACACCTGTTGTTATTAATGAAAGTATTAGAATCGTCAGTATTACTTTTAGTCTGTTAGTTGCCCTTCTTCTATATCTAGCCATTCTCAATTTACTCCCTGATAAATTTACTTAATTTTTACTCCGTATATTTTTTTTGCATAGGTACCTACTACCGCCATATTGTTGTATACTGAAGGTGATGCCTCTACATTCCCTCCAACTGAGATTTTATCCAGGTCTTCTCCTGTTTTCGGGTCTATCAAATGCATGTATCCTTTAAAGTCACAAAGCAGCATATAGGTCTTTCCGTCTTCGGACATAAAATCTACAGGTGAACTCCAGCTATAGGCATCTAAATGTCTTTTCCAAACCTCTTTGCCTGTTTTCTTATCCAGTGCCACAAGAGTTCCGTCACTTGTAGAGCCTGTTAGTGCTACATTGAATATGACAATGTCACTTATATCATTTTTCCCAACTACCGGAGTCGCCAAAGCTCCTCCATTTATATAACTCTGATAAACACAGGAATAGTCCATCTGCCATACAAGTTCTCCGGTCAGAGCATTTATCTTTCTAATATTACAGTTTGCCTTTGCTCCAGATTTTCCTCGTTTGTCAATCTCGTTTGCAGTATATAGGAATACTCCTTCGTCAGTTTCTTCAAGAGTAATGGAACTATCAGTATCATCACCTGCTTTGAATATCCAAACCGGTTCAAGTTTGTTGATATCCAAACATTGTATTGTTCCCCCGTTATCAGCAAAATACATCAGGTTCCTGTACACAGCAGGAGAGTTTTCAATTCCCTGTTCCGAGCTGTAGCTGCTCTTGTAGCGGTATTTTGTTATTGTAGGATTAATTGAAATTGATCCTGCTTCCTTATTAAACTTTGTATTTAGCTTCGCCTTGTAAACAAGACCATTTTCACCGCAGTTAATTAATGTATCAGTATATCTGTTCAGCAAGGCAGAAGAATCGTTTGCACCCCACTGTCTGAATGCAACAGAGTCATTTCCAGGCATTGAAAATATTTCCTTTTGATGAATCAAATCAAATATCCTGTATTTGAAAGCACCTTTTCTGCCGTCATTCTCATTTAACCCTTGTCCTGTATAGAATAAGGGGTAGCCTCTTGGGTCAACCATACCCGTTCCTTTAACGGTAAATCCTATATTCATTCTGGGTCTGGATTCTTTTCCTGTCTCCATGTCAAGGAAGTATACATGCCCATCAAACACCGGATAAATTACTTCAACAAGATCCTTATCCTTTAAATCGTTATTTATGTTCATTACTTTCCGAACATCCGGCGACCAGTGAGCCAGTAGAGGTTGTCCTGTCCATCCTGCACCCGGCCAGTAACTTCCTACTCCCGAAACAGCCCCTATGTCATGTGTCCACACTATCTCAAGCTTTTTTTCCCTTACATCGGCTTTTCCCCAAGAAGGCGCTGTCCTATAGTTATTACCTCTGAAAGTGGTAACTCCTTCAAGCTCCGAGTACATTTCAGGGGAACCAAAGGCAAGGCTGTAAGATGGATTGTAGCTTGATGTTACCTTATTGCTTACAAGTCTCCAGTATCTTATATTACCGTCCTTAAAAGTTTTCTTTATGGAACCGTCCCCCATTGCAGCCTTGGATATAAAGCTTGCCGGGTTCTTCCAGGAAATTAAAAGTTCACTTGGGTTAGTGCTTTCCGCAGGTTTCTGCTCTTTATCTGTATCATCAGCAGGAGTATTCTCCGCGACAGTACTCGTAGAAATCGGCGAGGTGTTGTTTGAAGTCGTCTGGGTAGTAGCTTTCGGTGTATTGTTTGAAACTTTTGGTGGAAGCTTCCCTATATAAAACATATATATTGCTACCATAGCTACTAATAAAGCAAATAAAGCAACAACTAATGCGGGAAGCAGCTTATTAACACTTTTTCCTCTTTTTCTGCTCATTTTCTATCTCCATTTTTTTATTACAAAATTGGCCATGTTTGGCAACTCATCATATCCTACTTATTATATCAGACTGATAAAAATAATTATATTTCTTTTTGTTAAAAATGTTGTAACCTTTGTATCATATATTTGGTAATTCTAACATATTATTCATATCTTACTTTTGCCAATTTCCTTAGAATACAATCCATTTAAATAACAGAAATTAATTATATTATATATGGACAATTTTCCTTAACCAATTTATAATTAGTAAAAATATCAAAGGGGGAGATTATGAATAATTACTACAACCTGTCAACTGATGAAGTTTTGAAAAAGCTCAACACCAGTATGGAAGGAATATCCTCAACGGAAATAGAGCAACTTAGAGGTCAATACGGATTTAATGAACTCAAAGCTGAGAATAAGGCAGGATTCTTTAAAGTTTTTTTAAGTCAATTTAAAGATTTCCTGGTAATAATCCTTATTATTGCGGGTGTAATTTCTCTGTTTCTAAAAGATTATGAAAGTGCAATAGTAATCTTTGCAGTTACCTTACTTAACTCTATTTTAGGCACTGTACAGCATTTTAAAGCCGAAAAATCCCTTGACAGTTTAAAAACACTTTCATCTCCTGTAGCCAAAGTAATAAGGAATAACGAAAAAATTGAAATACCATCTCGTGAAGTTTTGGTAGGAGATATACTTCTTCTTGAAGCAGGAGACTTTGTATGCGCAGACGGAAGAATTCTTGAAAATTATAGTCTTCAGGTTAATGAAAGTTCTCTTACCGGAGAATCTGAAAGTGTGCTCAAAGATTCGGAAGTTATAAATGACTCTGAAATTGCTATAGGCGACAGGAAGAATATGGTCTTCACAGGCAGCCTCATTACTTACGGTAGAGCCGTTGTAGCAGTTACAGATATCGGAATGTCCACTGAACTTGGAAAAATCGCACATTTAATGGAATCAGCTCAAAGCAAGGAGACTCCTCTCCAAGTAAGTCTTGACAAATTTGGTAAAAAGTTGGCTGTGGCTATACTTATACTTTGCGGAATAATATTTGCTGCAAACGTTTTAAGAGGTTACTCTCTTATTGATTCTTTTATGTTTGCAATAGCATTGGCCGTTGCTGCCATACCTGAAGCACTGAGTTCCATTGTTACTATTGTCCTTGCAATAGGTACTCAAAAAATGGCCAAAGAAAATGCAATTGTAAGAAAACTTCACTCTGTAGAAAGCCTTGGAAGTGTTTCTGTAATATGCTCCGATAAAACCGGTACTTTAACTCAGAATAAAATGGTAGCCGAAAAAGTATATGTAGAGTCTAAGGTATACGATGCCACCGAGCTTTCCATGGAGGATACTCTTCAGAGAATTATAATAAAAATGAGTGCTTTGGCAAGTGATGCCACTATAACAGGAGACAAAGGCGTTGGCGACCCCACTGAGCTGGCATTTATAAAGCTTGCAAATAATTACGGCTATGAAGAAGAAGACCTTCGAAATGAATACCCTCGACTTTCTGAAGTCCCTTTTGATTCAGACAGAAAGCTTATGAGTACTTTTCATAATATTGAAGGACAGTACATGATGTTTACAAAAGGAGCTCCCGATATTATTCTAAGCAGGGTAAGCAATATTGCCGAAAAAGATGGGGAAAGGCCCGTAACTCAGAGTGATATTGAAATGATTGAAGGGATAAACCGCGACTTTTCAAATGAAGGTTTGAGAGTTCTTGCATTTGGATACAAGAAGTTTGATTCCGATACAAATATTTCTATTGAAGACGAAAAACAGCTTACTTTTGTAGGTTTAATTGCAATGATTGATCCTCCTCGTGAGGAATCAAAGCTTGCAGTTGCTGACTGTATTAAAGCCGGAATTAAACCTGTAATGATAACCGGTGACCATAAAATCACAGCCTCTGCAATAGCTCGTCAAATAGGTATTATGACAGAAAACGGAAGAGCTGTAGAAGGTACAGAAGTTGAAAAGATGTCCGATGAAGAATTAAGAAATAACGTTGAAGATATATCCGTTTATGCACGTGTTTCTCCTGAGCACAAAATAAGAATAGTTAAGGCATGGCAGGACAAAGGAAATGTTGTTGCAATGACCGGAGACGGGGTAAATGATGCTCCTGCCCTTAAACAAGCAGATATTGGTGTAGCTATGGGAAAAGTCGGCACAGAGGTAGCAAAAGATGCTGCATCCATGATACTTGTAGACGATAACTTCGCTACTATTGTTAAAGCTGTAGCAAATGGACGAAGCATATATACAAATATAAAAAATTCTATTAAGTTCTTGCTTTCAGGAAACACAGCCGGAATACTTGCTGTGCTGTATACGTCAATTCTAGCACTTCCGTTGCCGTTTACAGCAATGCATTTGTTGTTTATAAACCTTCTTACAGATTCCATGCCGGCTATAGCCCTTGGGTTGGAGCCTTACAGAAAAGATGTGCTGAATTCCAAGCCACGTAATATAAACGAACCCCTATTAAACAAAGGCTTTCTGTTTCATGTTCTTTTCGAAGGTGCCGTTATTGCCGCCAGTACTCTTGCAGCATTTTATTATGGGTTAAATAAAGGTGATGCCACCCTTGCAAGCACTATGGCTTTTGCTGTTCTAGCCTTATCTAGAATGATTCATGGCTTCAACTGCCGCTCAAAGTATCCCATATATAAAGTAGGAATTTTTTCAAATAAGTTTCTGTGGGGTGCTTTGCTCATAGGAGTACTGCTTCTCGGATTGGTGCTGTGGATTCCTTTATTCCAGAGTCTCTTTACAATTAATCCTGATGTATTGGAAAGTCTGGGAATAATTGTTTTTCTAGCATTAGTTCCACTGGTTGTTATTCAAATTTATAAAGCTATTAGAACGGGTATGAATAGTAATAGTAAAATGACCAAACAATAAGACCGTACATTATTATCAGTCAGGGAGGTTATTGCATATGGGAAAAAATAAAAGTACTAAATCAGACGGTGTTGAATATTTTGCTGATACACAAAACATAGAAAACCAGAAACGCATATCAAAAGGGAACATTAAGAAGTCAGTTTTGGAAACCAAAACAAAATAATTACTTTGTATTAAAAAAGACGCTGTTGGGTTAAACCAACAGCGTCTTTTTTACTTAATATTTATAAATTATCTTGCTGTATAATGTGTGTGAAGTAACTTGTGAGCCTTGTGTCCGCCAGCTTCTCCAAGATACTCTGCGTATAATTTCTGTATCTCTGGATTTTCATGTGACTTTCTCTTTTCACATGATACATCAATATCATAAAGTCCCTTAACTCTTGCAGCTTTAACAGCATCTGTAGTTGATTTATCCTTGATGATTGGCTGTCCGCCACCGTTGATACATCCACCTTCACAAGCCATTACTTCTATGAAGTGATAATTTGCTTCACCTGCTCTTATTTTATCAAGTAACTTTGACGCATTTCCTGTACCATTTGCAACAGCTACCTTTATCTCCATATCAGCTATATTTACAGTAGCTTCTTTGATTCCATCCAAACCTCTTACAGCAGTATATTCAATGCATTCCAGTGATTTTCCTGTAAGCTTGTCAGCTACTGTACGAAGTGCAGCTTCCATAACTCCTCCGGTATTACCGAATATTGTTCCTGCACCGGAGTAGGTTCCAAGGATACTATCCTGCTTGCTGTCTTCCAACTCTGCAAATTTGATTCCTGCCTGCCTTATCATTTTTGCAAGTTCTCTTGTAGTTATAACTGCGTCAATATCCCTTAATCCATCAACGCTCATTTCTTCTCTGTCTGCTTCATATTTCTTCGCAGTACATGGCATTACTGATACTACAAATACACTCTTTGGATCAACGTCAGCCTTAACAGGATAGTAGGATTTAGCAATTGCACCAAACATTTGCTGTGGTGATTTGCAGGATGAAAGATTTTCTATAAAATCATGGTAGTTATGCTCACAGTATTTAATCCAGCCCGGTGAACAAGATGTAATCAATGGTAGCTTTCCACCGTTTTGAATTCTGTTTATAAGCTCAGTACCTTCTTCAATTATTGTCAAATCAGCACTGAAGTTGGTATCAAATACCTTGTCAAATCCCAATCTTCTAAGTGCTGTAACCATTTTGCCTTCAACATTTGTTCCTGGTGCAAATCCAAATTCTTCACCAAGTGCAACTCTTACAGCCGGAGCAGTCTGAACAACAACGTGTAAATCAGGATTTTCCAAAGCCTTCCATACCTTTGCAGTATCATCTCTCTCCTGTAATGCTCCAACTGGACAAATCTTGATACACTGACCGCAGTTTATACACTCTTGACTTGCAAGACCTTCTTCATATGCAGTTGTAACCGTCATATGTGCTCCACGGAAAGCAAAGTCAATAGCGCTGACATCCTGCATTTTTGAACAGACACTTACACATCTTCCACAGAGAACACACTTGTTAGGATCTCTTACGATGGGACCGGAAGTATCCAGACATCCCTTGTCAACTTTTCCCTCATAAGGAATTGCATCTATTCCGTTGTCATTGCATAGTGTCTGAAGTTCACACTTTAAGTTTCTTGGACATGAAAGACATTCCCTGTTATGGTTTGCCATAATCAACTCAAGTATGTTCTTTCTTGCTTCTCTCACAGTGCTTGTATTAGTTTTTACAACTATACCCTCAGATACCTTAGTTACACATGCAGGATGAAGACCTCTCCAACCTTCAACCTCAACTACACAAACCCTGCATGAACCTGGCTCGTTTATGCCCTTCATGAAACATAATGTCGGAATATCTATGTTCAGCTGTTTTGCAGCCTCAAGAATTGTTGTGTTCTTAGGAACAGAAACATCAAATCCGTCTATTTTTAAATTAATCATATCCATAATTATTTACCTGCCTTTCCAGACATGCTGCACACTCCGGTCCTGCATTTTCCGTTGATATGCTCCAAAAATTCTTCTTCAAAATATTTAACCAACGTTATCAATGGCATTGGAGCACTTTGGCCCAATCCGCAGAAGCTTGTTGTCTTCATAGTTTGTGCAAGGCTCTTCATTTTATTAAAATCATCCATTGTTGCAGTTCCTTCTGTCATCTTATCGAGAATCTCAACCAACCTGTGATTTCCTTCTCTGCAAGGTGTACATTTACCACAGGATTCCTCTTCAAAGAACTCCATAACAGTTTTCAGGTAATCCACTACACAATGTGTATCATCTACTACAAGTACCGCACCTGAACCTAATGAGAAACCTGCTTTTTTCAAATCATAATAGCATATCTTTGTATCAATCATGCTTTCTGGGAAGCAGCTTCCTGATGAACCACCAAGGTGAACAAATTTCAACTTACGTCCGTCTTTTATTCCTCCACCTAAGTTATATATAAGTTCTCTCAAAGTTATTCCGAATGGTATTTCGTAAACTCCTCTGTTGTTAACATTACCTGAAAGGCACATTAATTTTGTTCCGCCGCTAAACTCAGTCCCCATTGAGCTGAATTTTTCTCCGCCATCTTTTATTATCCATGGAATACATGAATATGTCTCAACATTGTTAAGTATGGTAGGCATTTGATACAAACCGCAGTTCTTAATATAAGGTGGCTTTTGTCTTGGTCTTCCGGTCTTTCCTTCGATTGATTCAACCAAAGCAGTATTTTCACCGCAAACATATGCACCTGCACCAGAAACAACCTTTAATTCAAAATCAAAACCTTCTCT contains:
- a CDS encoding YdcF family protein, with translation MKNKYLYTLLYILAAVGIMDTIIIAKRSGGMDMGILLPAIGGTCIILWALLKKTGLYKRRPQFYNKLIKVFAGLFTIWLVSFIIITAVIITSAMSDKDKQVDSIIVLGAGLKGETPTLVLKNRLDYTLDYYKNNPDVKIIVSGGQGIGETITEAEGMKRYLVKHNVPENVILKEEKSTSTYENMVYSKKIYENTIGKPLDKVMIITNDFHMFRAKILAKRAGLKPYGISSGTPWYIYPNVCLREYFALFKSLILDR
- a CDS encoding GerMN domain-containing protein; amino-acid sequence: MIDSKKLKAICIIFFCFIIILVVLLVYAIGQKKEPSETSSTASNSSTVSSQTTASQTTPVNETMELKLYYYDADDYDKPKEIQGITVDKKLYETDITSAINKVFSSTDIKINKAVLDGKNITIDLPKETVKKFNSGSAGGIIHTSILAMTVLNLPGVEQMQVTMDGEAGIESDHFSFNGTFIKPEEGKKYTFKPSDNPGKALEF
- a CDS encoding acyl-[acyl-carrier-protein] thioesterase, whose amino-acid sequence is MNPLSIYKKNYHVDYGHADYFKRLKLSYLFNCFQNIAGLHSESTNLGIEKLQNEYGVAWVMVRMMLEINRMPGINEDISIETWPVSPKKMMIERNFIVRDKDGHILVSAISSWVILDLQKRQMVKIDSIISPQYPEFLESKAIDRKFEKLKPAGELHLVYKKLVGFSDLDINGHVNNAKYIDYISDCFSLEKHGKYSAKSIQINYVNEAVAGDTISLYKDTEEIDGSCKKVYIEGINEIDGKVFFQAHIQVQ
- the lepB gene encoding signal peptidase I, translated to MKILKEILGWVGTILGSVVLALIVIIFIFQPTSVDGHSMDNTLHDKEKIIINKTQNIFHTKPKYGDIVIIDSRVDRKRTFWDNVIDPLKYNILVSRFTDNTQQIFWVKRVIGKAGDELQFKDGKVIRNGIPLEEPYIKEPMRYESENIIKVPEDTVFVMGDNRNESRDSRIIGPIPLDHVVGKYLFKLG
- a CDS encoding glycoside hydrolase family 95 protein, which translates into the protein MEYKLWYKSPANMWEEALPIGNGSLGGMVHGGIYRECIYLNHDTLWSGLPGQHINKNTLHLLPNVRRLVDEGRNYEAQKLIEENILTGYTQSYLPLGRLILTCELSRDIKEYSRSLFLNSAVCETHFNCGGVNYCREVICSYPDNVIAVHMTANKHGALTFNATLNSQLRYKVDKKDSTLIITGDCPSNMIPDYMEADKHIIYDNEEYSRSIHFSVGLRANVKGGSLLIEPDKISVTNADEVLLLLSSATNFEGFDRIPGSSGSDPLTKCMRILDMAACYSWNELLSRHRTDYTSLFERVCLDLGHQSPLPTDERLSSYALGIHDPSLDSLMFAYGRYLLIACSRPNTQAANLQGIWNKDMPAPWSSNYTTNINTEMNYWPAETTNLPECHMPLFSLLKDVSKAGSEISRLHYGCRGFVLHHNTDLWRMASSVSGQAKWGFWPMGGAWLSLHIMEHYRFTCDIEFLQQYYFILREAVLFLLDYMKLDDNGYYVTNPSTSPENSFITADGEICSITKASTMDLAIIRELFESCIEAQSILKIDSDLSCLLSQMLCKLPPFQTGSKGQLLEWLNEYEEEEPGHRHMSHLFGLYPGSSISPSRTPELAKACRKSLKERITNGGGHTGWSCAWLICLYARLGDGNNAYHFVNQLLTRSVYPNLFDAHPPFQIDGNFGFTAGIAEMLLQSHEGELHLLPALPHNWKDGSVTGLKARGNYTVDISWRNHHLVSARITAGQNGVCHIRINEAFTVDKYVERKENSVLVNLSKNESVNFILSV